The following coding sequences are from one Kosakonia sp. H02 window:
- a CDS encoding LapA family protein encodes MKYLLIFLLVLAIFVVSITLGAQNDQQVTFNYLLAQGEYRISTLLAVLFAAGFAIGWLICGLFWLRVRVSLARAERKIKRLEHQLAPATDVPAMPGAPAVKE; translated from the coding sequence GTGAAATATTTACTCATTTTCTTACTGGTGTTAGCGATTTTTGTCGTGTCGATTACGCTTGGTGCGCAAAACGATCAACAAGTTACATTTAATTACTTGCTCGCGCAGGGTGAATATCGCATCTCGACGCTGCTGGCTGTGTTGTTTGCCGCAGGTTTCGCCATCGGCTGGCTGATATGCGGTCTTTTCTGGCTGCGTGTTCGTGTTTCGCTGGCGCGCGCTGAACGTAAAATTAAACGTCTCGAACACCAGCTCGCTCCCGCCACAGATGTTCCGGCTATGCCCGGCGCACCGGCGGTGAAGGAATAA
- the ribA gene encoding GTP cyclohydrolase II — MQLKRVAEAKLPTPWGDFLMVGFEELATGQDHVALIFGDISGQLPVLARVHSECLTGDALFSLRCDCGFQLEAALNHIAEEGRGILLYHRQEGRNIGLLNKIRAYALQDQGYDTVEANHQLGFAADERDFTLCADMFKLLAVDEVRLLTNNPKKVEILTEAGINIVERVPLIVGRNPKNAHYLDTKAEKMGHLLK, encoded by the coding sequence ATGCAACTGAAACGTGTGGCAGAAGCCAAACTGCCAACCCCATGGGGCGACTTCCTGATGGTGGGCTTTGAAGAACTGGCAACCGGGCAGGATCACGTTGCCCTGATTTTTGGCGATATTTCCGGGCAACTGCCCGTGCTCGCGCGTGTTCACTCAGAATGTTTAACCGGCGATGCCTTATTCAGCCTGCGTTGCGATTGCGGTTTTCAGCTCGAAGCGGCACTTAACCACATTGCGGAAGAAGGCCGCGGCATCCTGCTTTACCACCGTCAGGAAGGCCGCAATATTGGTTTGCTGAATAAAATCCGTGCCTATGCGCTCCAGGATCAGGGTTATGACACTGTGGAAGCCAACCATCAGCTTGGTTTTGCCGCCGACGAACGTGACTTCACCCTGTGCGCCGATATGTTCAAGTTACTGGCGGTTGATGAAGTGCGCCTGCTGACCAACAATCCGAAGAAAGTGGAGATCCTCACCGAAGCCGGAATCAATATTGTCGAGCGTGTGCCGCTGATTGTGGGGCGTAACCCGAAGAACGCGCATTACCTTGATACCAAAGCGGAAAAGATGGGACATCTGCTGAAGTGA
- the lapB gene encoding lipopolysaccharide assembly protein LapB yields the protein MLELLFLLLPVAAAYGWYMGRRNAQQTKQDEANRLSREYVAGVNLLLSNQQDKAVDLFLDMLKEDTGTVEAHLTLGNLFRSRGEVDRAIRIHQTLMESASLSYDQRLLAVQQLGRDYMAAGMYDRAEDMFNQLVDETDFRVSALQQLLQIYQATSEWQKAIDVAERLVKLGKEQQRGEIAHFYCELALQQMGNEDMDRAMALLKKGAAVDRDSPRVSIMMGRVFMASGDYAKAVESLLRVIDQDKELVSETLEMLQTCYLHLGKSDEWAAFLQRCVEENTGATAELMLAEIIERRDGPDAAQSYVTRQLQRHPTMRVFHKLMDYHLNEAEEGRAKESLMVLREMVGEQVRSKPRYRCHKCGFTAFTMYWHCPSCRAWSTVKPIRGLDGQ from the coding sequence ATGCTGGAGTTGTTGTTTCTGTTGTTACCTGTCGCAGCGGCCTACGGCTGGTATATGGGGCGCAGAAATGCTCAACAAACAAAACAGGATGAGGCTAACCGGCTGTCACGTGAATACGTCGCTGGTGTTAACCTTTTACTGAGCAATCAACAAGACAAAGCGGTAGACCTATTCCTTGATATGCTCAAAGAGGATACCGGGACCGTCGAAGCGCATCTCACCCTCGGTAATCTGTTCCGTTCGCGCGGCGAAGTCGACCGCGCTATCCGCATCCATCAAACGCTGATGGAAAGTGCCTCGCTCTCCTACGATCAACGCTTGTTAGCCGTGCAACAGCTTGGGCGCGATTACATGGCCGCAGGGATGTACGATCGCGCTGAAGATATGTTTAACCAACTGGTGGATGAGACGGATTTTCGCGTTAGCGCCTTGCAACAACTGCTGCAAATTTATCAGGCCACCAGCGAGTGGCAGAAAGCGATTGATGTCGCCGAGCGGCTGGTCAAACTCGGTAAAGAGCAACAGCGCGGTGAAATTGCCCACTTCTACTGTGAATTAGCGCTACAGCAGATGGGCAATGAAGATATGGATCGCGCGATGGCGCTGTTGAAAAAAGGCGCAGCGGTTGATCGCGACAGCCCTCGCGTCTCTATCATGATGGGCCGCGTTTTTATGGCCAGCGGAGATTACGCCAAAGCAGTGGAGAGCCTGCTGCGCGTAATTGATCAAGATAAAGAACTGGTCAGCGAAACGCTGGAAATGCTCCAGACATGCTATCTGCATTTGGGCAAGAGCGACGAGTGGGCGGCATTTTTGCAGCGCTGCGTGGAAGAAAACACCGGTGCAACCGCTGAACTGATGCTGGCGGAAATTATCGAACGACGCGATGGGCCGGACGCCGCACAGAGTTATGTCACGCGTCAGTTGCAGCGTCACCCGACGATGCGCGTGTTCCATAAATTGATGGACTACCACCTGAACGAGGCCGAAGAGGGCCGCGCCAAAGAGAGTTTAATGGTGCTGCGTGAAATGGTGGGTGAGCAAGTACGCAGTAAGCCGCGTTATCGCTGTCATAAATGCGGTTTTACCGCGTTTACCATGTACTGGCATTGCCCGTCCTGCCGCGCCTGGTCCACGGTAAAACCGATTCGCGGCCTCGACGGGCAATGA
- the pgpB gene encoding phosphatidylglycerophosphatase B, with the protein MLSIAKRTTAGAAILLIMPLAVWISGWSWEPGHTHWWLRFLFWMTETVTQPWGIITHVVLCACFLWCLRFRLKAALMLFAILGCAILAGQGVKSFVKARVQEPRPFVLWLEKTHDIQASEFYTLKRKARGELVKEQLSSQHDIPGFLRKHWQKETGFAFPSGHTMFAASWALLGVGLLWPRRRKWTIAILLVWATSVMGSRLLLGMHWPRDLVVATAISWLLVTLACWLAQRICGPLTPPAEEVPEIIERDSET; encoded by the coding sequence ATGCTGTCAATTGCAAAGCGAACAACGGCGGGCGCGGCAATTCTGCTGATAATGCCTTTAGCTGTCTGGATTTCTGGCTGGAGTTGGGAGCCCGGACATACGCACTGGTGGCTTCGATTTTTGTTCTGGATGACAGAAACAGTGACCCAGCCCTGGGGAATTATCACGCATGTCGTGCTGTGCGCCTGTTTTTTGTGGTGTTTACGTTTTCGCCTGAAAGCTGCGCTGATGCTGTTCGCTATTCTCGGTTGCGCAATTCTGGCCGGGCAGGGGGTGAAATCCTTCGTGAAAGCGCGCGTCCAGGAGCCGCGTCCCTTCGTGTTGTGGCTGGAAAAAACGCACGATATTCAGGCCAGTGAGTTCTACACTTTAAAGCGTAAGGCGCGCGGAGAACTGGTGAAAGAGCAGCTCTCCAGCCAGCATGATATTCCGGGCTTTTTGCGTAAACACTGGCAGAAAGAGACCGGTTTTGCCTTTCCGTCCGGGCATACTATGTTTGCTGCCAGTTGGGCGTTATTGGGTGTCGGGCTTTTATGGCCACGCAGGCGTAAGTGGACTATCGCTATTTTGCTTGTCTGGGCGACAAGTGTGATGGGGAGTCGATTATTACTCGGCATGCACTGGCCGCGCGACCTGGTGGTCGCGACAGCGATCTCCTGGTTACTGGTTACGCTGGCGTGCTGGCTGGCACAGCGTATTTGTGGCCCACTGACGCCGCCGGCAGAAGAAGTGCCGGAAATCATTGAGCGAGATAGCGAGACTTGA